A window from Henckelia pumila isolate YLH828 unplaced genomic scaffold, ASM3356847v2 CTG_466, whole genome shotgun sequence encodes these proteins:
- the LOC140872556 gene encoding flavonol 3-O-glucosyltransferase UGT89B1-like: MEKKASSKNGAHVLVFPYPAQGHMLPLLDLTHQLSRRNLSITILITPGNLPILAPLLSANPSIQTLILPFPNSPLIPQGVENVKDLGDGGNIPMINALSKLEGPIIQWFGSQSNPPVAILSDFFLGWTYYLSCKLQIPRITFYCSGAIFAAVSDHLWGGSDAVKRGLEVKFQDLPGSPCLAWEELPTLFRRYKELQVTNSNFQFVKNSMIANTLSWGLVFNSLVALEGEFLDYLREKMGHPRVYTVGPLHLWGKPNNLGASPITSDGVLSWLDEFEDGSVLYVCFGSQKLLKKSQMEALASGLERSGVKFVWAVKQATAQQVADGFGSIPAGFEDRVAGRGFVIKGWAPQSAILSHPAVGGFLSHCGWNSVLEAVASGVMILCWPMEADQYLDNKLLVYYKKAAIQVCKGTDTVPDPDELALKITESMRGDVVEKIRAKELSDKAVEAVKFGGSSSKDLDGLVQELAKLGVHNA; this comes from the coding sequence ATGGAGAAGAAGGCCAGCAGCAAAAATGGAGCTCATGTTCTTGTTTTCCCTTATCCAGCACAAGGCCACATGCTCCCTCTTCTTGATCTTACCCACCAGCTATCCCGCAGAAACTTGAGCATCACCATTTTAATCACCCCCGGAAACCTTCCCATTCTGGCTCCACTTCTCTCCGCCAATCCCTCCATCCAAACACTGATTCTCCCCTTCCCAAACAGCCCCTTGATCCCTCAAGGTGTCGAAAATGTGAAGGATCTTGGAGACGGGGGGAATATACCCATGATCAACGCTCTGAGCAAGCTTGAGGGACCTATAATCCAGTGGTTTGGCTCTCAAAGTAATCCACCAGTGGCGATTCTATCTGACTTCTTTCTTGGATGGACGTACTATCTGTCTTGCAAGCTTCAGATTCCAAGAATCACCTTTTACTGTTCCGGGGCCATTTTTGCTGCGGTTTCCGACCATCTTTGGGGAGGCTCCGACGCTGTAAAACGTGGGCTTGAGGTGAAATTTCAAGATTTACCAGGCTCGCCATGTCTGGCTTGGGAGGAACTTCCTACACTCTTCCGCCGCTATAAGGAACTACAAGTTACCAATTCCAATTTTCAGTTCGTCAAGAATTCAATGATTGCTAATACTTTGAGTTGGGGTCTTGTTTTCAACAGTTTAGTGGCCTTGGAAGGTGAGTTCTTGGACTATTTGCGTGAGAAAATGGGGCATCCACGGGTTTATACTGTTGGGCCTCTGCATTTATGGGGCAAGCCCAATAATTTGGGTGCTAGCCCGATAACAAGTGATGGTGTTTTGTCATGGCTTGATGAGTTCGAGGATGGTtctgttttgtatgtgtgtttTGGAAGTCAAAAGTTGCTCAAGAAGTCGCAGATGGAGGCTCTCGCTAGTGGGCTGGAGAGGAGTGGTGTGAAGTTTGTTTGGGCTGTTAAACAGGCCACGGCCCAACAAGTGGCGGATGGGTTCGGGTCCATTCCTGCCGGGTTCGAGGATCGGGTGGCGGGTCGAGGTTTTGTGATAAAGGGATGGGCTCCGCAGTCGGCGATACTGAGTCACCCGGCTGTGGGTGGATTCTTGAGTCATTGTGGGTGGAACTCGGTGTTGGAGGCCGTAGCTTCGGGTGTGATGATATTGTGCTGGCCAATGGAGGCTGATCAATATTTGGACAATAAGTTGTTGGTGTATTATAAAAAGGCTGCTATCCAAGTGTGCAAGGGTACCGACACGGTGCCCGATCCGGATGAGTTGGCTTTGAAAATTACCGAGTCGATGCGCGGGGACGTGGTTGAAAAGATCAGAGCAAAGGAATTGAGTGACAAGGCTGTGGAAGCTGTTAAGTTTGGTGGGAGTTCTAGCAAAGATTTGGATGGACTTGTACAAGAACTTGCAAAACTTGGGGTGCACAATGCTTGA
- the LOC140872543 gene encoding amino acid transporter AVT6A-like: MTNKAMDEGVKFKKDAVSVTIDDESIIPLLSEKSESSNLNDQEFVGASLAGAIFNLSTTIIGAGIMALPAAMKVLGLGLGVVIIVFVAVLTEFSVGMLLRFSKASEADSYGNVMGDAFGIWGRRGLQLCVVINNIGVLIVYMIIIGDVLSGTTSSGIHHAGVLEGWFGGHWWNRRFFVLVVITLGVFAPLALFKRIDSLRHTSAVAVLLAFLFLLITIGIVAVKFSQGSIAMPKFLPEVTDINSVWGLFTVVPVLVTAYVCHFNVHSIENELQNPSEMKYVVRASLALCSIIYIMTSCFGFLLFGDSTLDDVLSNFDIDLGIPYSAQLNDAVRVSYTLHLMLVFPIIFYPLRLNLDGLLFPSSAPLVRNNIRFGSVTAGLIFLIFLGANFIPSIWDVFQFTGATAAVCLSFIFPASITLRDSHSIASKKEKILGVFMVGLAVFSCTIALWSDACAIFTKNAFPRE, from the exons ATGACGAACAAGGCGATGGATGAGGGTGTGAAGTTCAAGAAAGACGCAGTCTCAGTCACTATTGATGACGAAAGTATCATCCCTCTTTTGAGCGAGAAAAGTGAAAGCAGTAACTTGAATGATCAAGAATTTGTCGGGGCTTCGCTTGCCGGCGCGATCTTTAACTTGTCGACGACCATAATAGGCGCTGGAATCATGGCGCTGCCTGCTGCCATGAAAGTTCTGGGCTTAGGTCTTGGCGTTGTAATCATAGTGTTTGTTGCAGTCCTCACAGAGTTTTCTGTGGGCATGTTGTTGCGGTTTAGTAAGGCTAGTGAAGCGGATTCTTACGGAAATGTGATGGGGGACGCATTTGGGATTTGGGGCAGGAGAGGATTGCAACTTTGCGTGGTGATTAACAATATCGGGGTCTTGATTGTCTACATGATCATCATTG GTGATGTGCTATCTGGAACAACTTCAAGTGGGATTCATCATGCTGGTGTTTTAGAAGGCTGGTTCGGGGGGCATTGGTGGAATAGGCGTTTCTTTGTCCTTGTGGTGATAACTCTTGGCGTATTTGCTCCATTGGCGCTCTTCAAGCGCATCG ATTCTTTAAGGCACACATCTGCAGTTGCAGTTCTGCTGGCGTTTCTGTTTCTTCTCATTACTATAGGCATTGTTGCCGTTAAGTTTTCACAGGGCTCCATTGCAATGCCAAAATTTCTCCCTGAAGTCACTGATATTAATTCAGTTTGGGGACTCTTCACTGTTGTCCCTGTCCTAGTAACAGCATACGTTTGCCATTTCAACG TACACAGCATCGAAAACGAGCTTCAAAATCCTTCCGAGATGAAATATGTGGTCCGAGCTTCATTAGCACTATGTTCAATCATTTACATCATGACAAGCTGCTTTGGTTTCCTTCTGTTTGGTGATTCTACCCTTGATGATGTTCTGTCCAACTTCGATATCGATCTTGGTATCCCTTACAGTGCTCAGTTAAATGATGCAGTTCGTGTTAGCTACACCCTTCACCTAATGCTCGTTTTCCCGATTATATTCTATCCACTTCGCCTGAACTTGGATGGCCTACTCTTTCCATCTTCTGCACCTTTGGTTAGAAACAACATTCGGTTTGGATCGGTAACAGCAGGGCtcatttttcttattttcttggGTGCAAATTTCATTCCCAGTATTTGGGATGTCTTCCAATTTACCGGAGCAACCGCGGCTGTCTGCCTCAGTTTCATATTTCCAGCTAGTATCACCTTAAG GGATTCTCACAGCATCGCTTCAAAGAAGGAAAAGATTTTGGGTGTTTTCATGGTCGGTTTAGCCGTCTTCTCGTGTACGATTGCTCTCTGGAGTGATGCCTGCGCCATCTTCACGAAAAACGCATTCCCTCGGGAATAA